From the genome of Pseudomonas yamanorum, one region includes:
- a CDS encoding PIG-L deacetylase family protein codes for MSRKQQLLKQHRRNKRIALLVGLLLLVAVGVLVAWWLPLLLAVVLWAAHEAWFADHLFYSPKDDYEYAFPEGSECAGLRLEAGRLLLDTPLVGDETLIVGVELKSSWLGRFLDPAVEVLGLDAPDRQVFERGVAGRRYLNLTGMGEALSGGKLRLRGRFCRIKGQPTLWLFRQPDYRHQRVMVIAPHADDAELAAFSLYSQADESWIVTLTAGEIEADHYQQMGMPKADAARLKGRLRAWDSVTVPRWAGVPEAQCVQLGYFCMQLPAMQAAPDQPQASREAQLDDTRLFRQFNALALPGDVDGAPTWKNLIADLRALLLKARPQVIVLPTPLLDPHPDHICAHAAILEALQGLEWQPGTLLGYANHLHDNDRWPMGDSGAGVALPPRFDATHELVPCSLPLTLNQQQDKAMALGMMHDLQPRAPFKRRVRRWLQQLLAGRSPSPYGENEFFRKAVRRHELLWVLKQD; via the coding sequence ATGAGTCGCAAACAGCAACTGCTCAAGCAGCATCGGCGCAACAAGCGTATTGCGTTGTTGGTGGGACTTTTGCTGTTGGTGGCCGTCGGTGTGCTGGTGGCCTGGTGGTTGCCGCTGCTGCTGGCGGTGGTGCTGTGGGCCGCGCATGAAGCCTGGTTTGCCGACCATCTGTTCTACTCGCCTAAAGACGACTATGAGTACGCGTTTCCTGAAGGGAGCGAGTGCGCGGGTCTGCGTCTTGAAGCAGGGCGCCTGCTGTTGGACACGCCCTTGGTGGGCGATGAAACCCTGATCGTAGGGGTTGAGCTCAAAAGCTCGTGGCTGGGGCGTTTTCTCGACCCGGCGGTGGAAGTGTTGGGCCTGGATGCGCCAGACCGGCAAGTCTTCGAGCGAGGTGTCGCAGGGCGGCGCTATCTCAACCTGACAGGCATGGGCGAAGCGCTGTCCGGAGGTAAGCTGCGCTTGCGCGGGCGTTTCTGCCGGATCAAGGGGCAGCCGACGCTGTGGTTGTTCCGCCAGCCGGATTACCGTCACCAGCGCGTCATGGTCATTGCGCCCCATGCCGACGATGCCGAGCTGGCCGCCTTCAGCCTCTACAGCCAAGCCGATGAGAGCTGGATCGTCACCCTTACAGCGGGCGAAATCGAAGCCGATCACTATCAGCAAATGGGCATGCCCAAGGCCGATGCCGCACGCCTAAAAGGCCGCCTGCGTGCCTGGGATAGCGTCACCGTGCCGCGTTGGGCGGGCGTACCCGAGGCGCAGTGCGTGCAGTTGGGCTACTTCTGCATGCAACTGCCGGCGATGCAGGCCGCGCCAGATCAGCCCCAGGCTTCCCGGGAAGCCCAGTTGGACGATACGCGGCTGTTTCGCCAGTTCAATGCCCTGGCCTTGCCCGGGGATGTGGACGGTGCCCCAACTTGGAAAAACCTGATTGCCGACCTCCGGGCGTTGCTGCTCAAGGCGCGCCCTCAGGTCATCGTGTTGCCAACGCCGCTGCTGGATCCGCACCCGGATCACATCTGCGCCCACGCCGCGATCCTCGAAGCCTTGCAAGGCCTGGAGTGGCAGCCGGGTACATTGCTCGGCTACGCCAACCACCTGCATGATAATGATCGTTGGCCCATGGGCGACTCGGGCGCTGGCGTGGCCTTGCCGCCACGCTTTGATGCCACGCACGAACTGGTGCCTTGCAGCTTGCCGCTCACGCTGAACCAGCAGCAAGACAAGGCCATGGCCCTGGGCATGATGCACGACTTGCAGCCGCGGGCGCCGTTCAAGCGCCGCGTGCGCAGGTGGTTGCAGCAATTATTGGCGGGCCGTAGTCCATCGCCTTACGGAGAGAATGAATTCTTCCGCAAGGCGGTGCGCCGCCATGAATTGCTCTGGGTTTTAAAGCAGGATTGA
- a CDS encoding GNAT family N-acetyltransferase yields MLNRFQGWRERGWTPVEAEVYSQAWQRFGGSVATHPQIVERLAHLAQIPVRYLGWEQDGELKGAIATWGRDLALSKDVLKRKGKKGLFDLGNAEIILPIAADAQLPLRHRARYLSALNEGRVSTLKPQAEQLAMARTPEELSKKFRYNQRRELRLLEEAGGVVRAVSEFSSSELAAIYCDLFQRRWGFPAAGAERLAEVLELLKEFLFGSVLFLNDAAIAVQLVYQVQAPEWVSAEYVNGGVDPETKAFSPGSVLSFLNTQSAWEQARASDKPLRFSFGRSDREYKERWCNPVPVFSV; encoded by the coding sequence ATGCTGAACCGCTTCCAGGGCTGGCGTGAACGTGGCTGGACGCCTGTCGAGGCCGAGGTTTACTCCCAGGCCTGGCAGCGTTTTGGTGGCAGCGTGGCAACCCATCCGCAGATCGTCGAGCGGCTGGCGCACCTGGCGCAGATTCCGGTGCGTTACCTGGGCTGGGAGCAGGACGGCGAGCTGAAAGGTGCAATTGCTACCTGGGGGCGCGACCTGGCCCTGTCCAAGGACGTGCTCAAGCGCAAAGGCAAAAAAGGCCTGTTTGATCTGGGTAACGCCGAGATCATCCTGCCGATTGCCGCCGATGCGCAGTTGCCGCTGCGCCATCGCGCGCGTTATCTCTCTGCACTGAATGAGGGGCGCGTAAGCACCCTCAAGCCCCAGGCCGAGCAGTTGGCCATGGCGCGCACACCGGAAGAGCTGTCGAAGAAGTTTCGCTACAACCAGCGCCGCGAACTGCGTTTGCTGGAAGAGGCGGGCGGCGTGGTGCGGGCGGTCAGCGAGTTTTCCAGCAGCGAACTGGCGGCGATTTACTGCGACCTGTTCCAGCGGCGCTGGGGTTTCCCGGCCGCAGGGGCCGAACGTCTGGCCGAAGTGCTGGAGCTGCTCAAGGAGTTCCTGTTCGGCTCGGTGCTGTTTCTCAATGACGCTGCGATTGCCGTGCAACTGGTGTATCAGGTGCAGGCGCCGGAATGGGTCAGCGCCGAGTACGTCAACGGCGGTGTCGACCCGGAAACCAAGGCATTCAGCCCTGGCAGCGTGTTGAGCTTCCTGAATACCCAAAGTGCCTGGGAGCAAGCGCGAGCGAGCGACAAGCCGCTGCGTTTCTCCTTCGGGCGTTCCGATCGGGAATACAAGGAGCGCTGGTGCAACCCGGTGCCGGTGTTCAGCGTATGA
- a CDS encoding carbamoyltransferase family protein has product MALTILGLSGALSHDPSAALYIDGKLIAAAEEERFVRDKHAKNRMPYESAKFCLEQAGIKPSDVDVVAIPFAPISLFGEARWHYAKRYWYAPDRALDAILMGNRRYKRYRNKIVWCLEQLGFDPKKIKIEPVEHHLAHASSAYHCSGFQEKTAILGIDGKGEYATTFFGYGENGKIHKIKEFYDPDSLGGLYGAITEFLGFEMLDGEFKVMGMAPYGDASKYDFSRLASFENGELVINTDYANVIGLRRYKEKGKGFYFSPKLIEWLGPKREGDIADEPYIHYAASMQALFEKLALQMIDHYLGDILKDTGKLAFAGGCALNVKLNQKIIARDDVKELFVQPASGDAGTAVGAAAYVSHARGVPVEKMEHVYLGPSYSNEDVIAACAKHESKPVWRKIENMPKRIAKIMVDGNPVAWFQGRMEFGPRALGGRSIIGCPSATGVADRINHQIKFRERWRPFCPSMLDTVAPQMIKVDHPAPFMTFTFEVSEEWKTRVPEVVHEDGTSRAQVLKREYNPRYYDMMKELEVLTGNGVSLNTSLNRRGEAMICSPTDALNMFFGSDLQYLIMEDILVVKDGVDPYDAVV; this is encoded by the coding sequence GTGGCATTGACGATTCTTGGCCTGTCCGGCGCCCTTAGCCATGATCCTTCCGCAGCCTTGTATATCGACGGCAAGCTGATCGCTGCCGCCGAAGAAGAGCGCTTCGTACGCGACAAACATGCAAAGAACCGCATGCCCTACGAGTCGGCGAAGTTCTGCCTGGAACAAGCCGGTATCAAGCCTTCCGACGTTGACGTGGTCGCGATTCCGTTCGCCCCCATCAGCCTGTTCGGCGAGGCCCGCTGGCACTATGCCAAGCGTTACTGGTACGCCCCGGACCGCGCCCTCGATGCGATCCTGATGGGCAACCGTCGCTACAAGCGCTATCGCAACAAGATCGTCTGGTGCCTGGAGCAACTGGGCTTCGATCCGAAGAAAATCAAGATCGAACCGGTTGAACACCACCTGGCCCACGCTTCCAGCGCCTACCACTGCTCGGGTTTCCAGGAGAAGACCGCGATTCTCGGGATCGACGGCAAGGGCGAGTACGCCACCACCTTCTTCGGCTACGGCGAAAACGGCAAGATCCACAAGATCAAGGAATTCTACGATCCGGACTCCCTCGGCGGCCTGTATGGCGCGATCACCGAGTTCCTCGGTTTCGAGATGCTCGACGGTGAGTTCAAGGTCATGGGCATGGCGCCGTATGGCGATGCCAGCAAGTACGATTTCTCGCGCCTGGCCTCCTTTGAAAACGGCGAGCTGGTGATCAACACCGACTACGCCAACGTCATCGGCCTGCGCCGCTACAAAGAGAAGGGCAAGGGGTTCTACTTCTCGCCGAAGCTGATCGAGTGGCTGGGTCCGAAGCGCGAAGGCGATATCGCCGACGAGCCGTACATCCACTACGCGGCCAGCATGCAGGCACTGTTCGAGAAGCTGGCGTTGCAGATGATCGACCATTACCTGGGCGACATCCTCAAAGACACCGGCAAGCTGGCCTTCGCCGGCGGCTGTGCACTGAACGTCAAGCTGAACCAGAAGATCATTGCCCGTGACGACGTCAAGGAGCTGTTTGTGCAGCCGGCGTCCGGCGATGCCGGCACCGCGGTCGGTGCGGCAGCCTACGTGTCCCATGCCCGTGGTGTACCGGTGGAGAAGATGGAACACGTCTATCTCGGCCCGTCCTACAGCAACGAAGACGTGATCGCCGCGTGCGCCAAGCACGAGAGCAAGCCGGTCTGGCGCAAGATCGAAAACATGCCCAAGCGCATCGCCAAGATCATGGTCGACGGCAACCCGGTGGCCTGGTTCCAGGGCCGCATGGAGTTTGGCCCGCGTGCCTTGGGCGGTCGTTCGATCATCGGTTGCCCAAGCGCCACCGGCGTGGCTGACCGGATCAACCACCAGATCAAGTTCCGCGAGCGCTGGAGGCCTTTCTGCCCGTCGATGCTCGACACCGTCGCGCCGCAGATGATCAAGGTCGATCACCCTGCGCCGTTCATGACCTTCACCTTCGAGGTGTCGGAAGAGTGGAAAACCCGCGTGCCGGAAGTGGTCCATGAAGATGGAACCTCCCGTGCCCAGGTGCTCAAGCGCGAATACAACCCGCGCTACTACGACATGATGAAAGAGCTGGAAGTGCTGACCGGCAACGGTGTGTCGCTGAACACCTCGCTCAACCGTCGTGGTGAAGCGATGATCTGCTCGCCGACTGATGCGCTGAACATGTTCTTCGGTTCCGACCTGCAGTACTTGATCATGGAAGACATCCTGGTGGTCAAGGACGGCGTGGACCCTTATGACGCTGTGGTCTAA
- a CDS encoding YceK/YidQ family lipoprotein — translation MELSVSLTTKCLLAAVLVSTTGCGTINTVFRPDAVASQNLKESRSYCENVPRIYSGVIYGFCTLNGAPDTTKEHTRDASGSLPIFAAELVGSGLLDTLVLPYTVYRQNRDGSIEIFR, via the coding sequence ATGGAGTTGTCCGTGAGTCTTACAACCAAATGTCTTCTCGCCGCTGTACTGGTATCCACCACCGGTTGCGGCACCATCAACACGGTGTTTCGCCCGGACGCCGTTGCCAGCCAGAACCTCAAGGAATCGCGCAGTTACTGTGAAAACGTGCCGCGTATCTACAGTGGGGTGATCTACGGTTTTTGCACACTGAACGGCGCCCCCGACACCACCAAAGAGCACACGCGCGATGCCTCCGGCTCCCTGCCGATCTTCGCCGCCGAGCTGGTGGGCTCCGGCTTGCTCGACACCCTCGTGCTGCCCTACACGGTTTACCGCCAGAACAGGGACGGCAGCATCGAGATATTCCGCTAG
- a CDS encoding YceK/YidQ family lipoprotein, producing the protein MTLKMTAALSIGILVLSGCGTANTVLREDAAAARELRKQKTYCQSIPRVYSGVAFDFCLLHAVPDPTGILVPFVLLDITVSGIVDTVVLPYTVYRQGADGNISIYWRPGS; encoded by the coding sequence ATGACACTAAAAATGACTGCTGCGCTAAGCATTGGAATCCTTGTGTTGAGCGGCTGTGGAACGGCCAATACGGTATTGCGCGAGGATGCGGCAGCGGCACGTGAACTCAGAAAGCAAAAAACCTATTGTCAGTCGATTCCTCGTGTCTACAGTGGCGTCGCCTTCGATTTCTGCCTGCTGCATGCCGTGCCGGACCCTACTGGAATACTGGTGCCGTTCGTTCTATTGGATATAACGGTCTCGGGCATTGTTGATACAGTAGTCCTGCCCTATACGGTTTATCGCCAAGGTGCCGATGGCAACATCAGTATTTATTGGCGCCCGGGTTCATAA
- a CDS encoding TonB-dependent receptor family protein, translating into MKVAAPKRFALLLPGLLGLCNGALADEAPLVLDPSVVTGSRSASPSFDLPYSVDSISREQISDGQLGINASEALSRVPGLVVQNRQNYAQDLQISSRGFGARSAFGVRGIKLIADGIPASTPDGQGQAATFNLDTAERIEVLRGPAATLYGSNAGGVIQMFSRNGEGPPRIGAETLVGSDGLSKNHLTAEGAADGAGFVLDASRMDTDGYRDHSSARRDQTFAKLNFEPDEDSKLALIYSSLEQNGTQDPLGQAWDAYKADPRSVSSAAELYNTRKSIDHQQVGMNYERYFGEATLQVNAYTGRRSVIQYLSIPKGTPANERGGGVVQFDRKFYGGSVRWMQPIDSVPGELMIITGLDFDQSEDSRHGYQNYSGNTLGVKGQLRRDEIDTARSLDPYIQANWAIDRWTLQAGVRHSTMELDVDDQFLSNGDSSGNKTYQKNTPSVSVMYAFTPDLHGYISAGKGFETPTQAELAYAPGNIEGFNFGLKPSESTQYEVGLKAQLSDTRINAAVFQITTEDELVVDQSIGGRTSYQNAGRTLRRGFELGIESQLSEQWSTNIAYTRLQATYDSDFIGGGKPVDKGNYLPGVPQTTLFAELNWKPRDWVSTALEGMYRSKVYVEDTNQQHAAPGYSVFNWRARFEQKVQHWTFHQTLRLDNLLDRQYVGSVIVGDGNGRYYEAAPGRSWYAGAGAEYTF; encoded by the coding sequence ATGAAAGTTGCTGCCCCCAAACGCTTCGCCCTGTTGCTTCCCGGCCTTCTGGGACTGTGTAACGGCGCCCTGGCCGACGAGGCTCCGCTGGTCCTCGACCCCAGCGTGGTCACCGGCTCGCGTAGCGCCAGCCCGTCGTTTGACCTGCCTTATTCCGTGGACAGCATCAGCCGTGAGCAAATCAGCGACGGCCAACTGGGCATCAATGCCTCCGAAGCCTTGTCCCGCGTGCCTGGCCTGGTGGTTCAAAACCGCCAGAACTACGCCCAGGACTTGCAGATTTCCTCCCGTGGCTTCGGTGCCCGCTCGGCGTTTGGGGTGCGCGGTATCAAGCTGATCGCCGACGGCATCCCTGCCAGCACCCCGGACGGCCAGGGCCAGGCCGCCACGTTCAACCTCGACACCGCCGAGCGCATCGAAGTCCTGCGCGGCCCGGCCGCTACGCTCTATGGCAGCAATGCGGGCGGCGTAATCCAGATGTTTTCCCGCAACGGCGAAGGCCCACCGCGCATCGGCGCCGAGACGCTGGTGGGCAGTGACGGCCTGAGCAAGAACCATCTGACCGCCGAAGGCGCGGCAGACGGCGCAGGTTTTGTGCTGGACGCCTCGCGCATGGACACCGATGGCTATCGCGACCACAGCAGCGCCCGTCGCGACCAGACCTTTGCCAAGCTCAATTTCGAGCCGGATGAAGACAGCAAACTGGCACTGATCTATAGCAGCCTGGAGCAAAACGGCACCCAGGATCCGCTTGGGCAGGCGTGGGATGCATACAAGGCTGACCCGCGCTCGGTCAGCAGCGCCGCCGAGCTGTACAACACCCGCAAGAGCATTGACCACCAGCAAGTGGGGATGAATTACGAGCGGTACTTTGGTGAGGCAACGCTGCAGGTGAATGCCTATACCGGGCGGCGGAGTGTGATTCAGTATTTGTCGATTCCCAAGGGAACGCCCGCCAACGAACGCGGCGGCGGCGTGGTCCAATTCGACCGCAAGTTCTACGGCGGCTCCGTGCGCTGGATGCAGCCCATCGACAGCGTGCCGGGCGAGCTGATGATCATCACCGGCCTGGATTTCGACCAGAGCGAAGACAGCCGCCACGGCTACCAGAACTACAGCGGCAACACCCTTGGCGTAAAAGGCCAGCTACGCCGGGATGAAATCGACACCGCTCGCAGCCTCGACCCCTACATCCAGGCCAACTGGGCCATCGACCGCTGGACCCTGCAAGCCGGAGTCCGCCACAGCACCATGGAACTGGACGTCGACGACCAGTTCCTGAGTAACGGCGACTCCAGCGGCAACAAGACCTACCAGAAGAACACGCCGTCCGTCAGCGTGATGTACGCCTTCACGCCCGACCTGCACGGCTACATCAGTGCCGGCAAGGGTTTCGAGACGCCGACTCAGGCGGAGTTGGCCTATGCGCCAGGCAATATCGAAGGGTTTAACTTCGGCCTGAAGCCGTCCGAAAGCACACAATATGAAGTGGGCTTGAAGGCACAGCTGAGCGACACCCGGATCAACGCCGCTGTCTTCCAGATCACCACCGAGGACGAGTTGGTGGTGGATCAATCGATCGGCGGCCGCACCAGCTACCAGAACGCCGGTCGCACCCTGCGTCGCGGCTTCGAGCTGGGCATCGAAAGCCAGCTCAGCGAACAGTGGAGCACCAACATCGCCTACACCCGCCTGCAAGCCACCTACGACAGCGACTTCATCGGCGGCGGCAAACCGGTGGACAAAGGCAACTACCTCCCCGGCGTCCCGCAAACCACGTTATTCGCCGAACTGAACTGGAAACCCCGGGACTGGGTCAGCACCGCCCTGGAAGGCATGTACCGCAGCAAGGTCTACGTCGAAGACACCAACCAGCAACACGCGGCACCGGGCTACAGCGTATTCAACTGGCGGGCGCGGTTTGAGCAGAAGGTGCAGCACTGGACCTTTCACCAGACCTTGCGCCTGGATAACTTGCTGGATCGCCAATATGTGGGGTCGGTGATTGTCGGAGACGGCAACGGACGCTATTACGAAGCAGCGCCGGGACGCTCGTGGTACGCCGGCGCAGGCGCCGAGTACACATTTTAG
- a CDS encoding lipopolysaccharide kinase InaA family protein: MRLSELKNAGRTPSLPLSIELADAAGPGQLQLLSLLRVLPGQRYVGAAVWRGRPVLAKLLVGSKAARHFQRELRGVRLLAEQGLTTPLLLADGLQEGEGGWLLFEFLEGADSLADAWHAVEALPPLADEQQAVLAEALGAIAQMHAKGLWQEDLHLDNLLRQDGKLYLIDGAGICVEEAGKPLSRNRVLENLGVFFAQLPKNLEPFTEELLVHYLLSNGEHALPLEALQKQVRKVSAWRLKDFLSKVGRECTLFSVVRGPFALRATRREEEASMLPVLEQADALLDLGHLYKTGGAASVAKVEVGGRPLVIKRYNIKGFAHWLKRFWRPSRAWHSWREGNRLAFLGIATPKPLALLEKRFLWLRSRAYLVTEYLPGPDIIERFAPYVESGEAPEAELQALDYLFAELIRERISHGDFKGHNLFWHTDRWALIDLDSMCQHTSLSSFAPAYARDRARFMRNWPESSALYRVIDQRLPKAVG, from the coding sequence ATGCGTTTGTCCGAACTGAAAAATGCCGGCCGTACACCCAGCCTGCCCTTGAGCATCGAGCTGGCGGACGCTGCCGGGCCTGGGCAGTTGCAATTGCTCAGTTTGCTGCGGGTATTGCCGGGCCAGCGCTATGTCGGCGCAGCCGTGTGGCGCGGGCGCCCGGTGCTGGCCAAACTGCTGGTGGGCAGCAAGGCGGCGCGGCATTTTCAGCGTGAACTCAGGGGCGTGCGGTTGTTGGCTGAGCAAGGCCTGACCACGCCGCTGTTGCTGGCCGATGGTCTGCAAGAAGGTGAGGGCGGTTGGCTGCTGTTCGAGTTTCTGGAAGGCGCCGACAGCCTGGCCGATGCCTGGCATGCCGTCGAAGCCTTGCCGCCGCTGGCTGACGAGCAGCAAGCGGTGCTCGCCGAAGCGCTGGGTGCAATTGCGCAGATGCACGCCAAAGGCTTGTGGCAGGAAGACCTGCACCTGGACAACCTGCTGCGCCAGGACGGCAAGCTGTATCTGATCGATGGTGCCGGGATCTGTGTCGAAGAGGCGGGCAAGCCGCTGTCGCGCAACCGGGTGCTGGAAAACCTCGGGGTGTTTTTCGCACAGTTGCCGAAAAACCTCGAGCCATTTACCGAAGAGCTGCTGGTGCATTATCTGCTGAGCAATGGCGAGCATGCCTTGCCGCTGGAAGCGCTGCAAAAGCAGGTACGTAAAGTCAGTGCCTGGCGCTTGAAGGATTTCCTGAGCAAGGTTGGCCGTGAGTGCACGCTGTTCAGTGTGGTGCGCGGGCCATTCGCTTTGCGCGCGACCCGTCGTGAGGAAGAGGCGTCGATGCTGCCAGTGCTGGAGCAGGCCGACGCGCTACTCGACTTGGGGCACCTGTATAAGACCGGTGGTGCAGCCAGTGTCGCCAAGGTCGAGGTGGGCGGTCGGCCCCTCGTGATCAAACGCTACAACATCAAGGGTTTTGCCCATTGGCTCAAGCGTTTCTGGCGGCCGAGCCGGGCCTGGCATTCGTGGCGCGAAGGCAATCGCCTGGCGTTCCTCGGTATCGCCACGCCCAAGCCGCTGGCGCTGCTGGAAAAGCGTTTCCTGTGGCTGCGCAGCCGGGCGTACCTGGTGACCGAGTACCTGCCGGGGCCGGACATCATCGAGCGGTTTGCACCGTACGTTGAAAGTGGCGAGGCGCCCGAGGCCGAATTGCAGGCCCTGGATTACTTGTTTGCAGAGTTGATCCGCGAGCGCATCAGCCATGGGGATTTCAAGGGGCATAACCTGTTCTGGCACACGGATCGCTGGGCGCTTATCGACCTTGATTCGATGTGTCAGCACACGTCCTTGAGCAGCTTCGCTCCGGCATATGCCAGGGATCGGGCAAGGTTTATGCGTAACTGGCCTGAGAGCAGTGCGTTGTATCGGGTGATTGACCAGCGGTTGCCAAAGGCAGTGGGGTAG
- a CDS encoding lipopolysaccharide kinase InaA family protein, producing MSDFLAAEDRALLERNGLGTFDALWAKQLDAVDEPNTSRGGWSSVFRLELEGQGYYLKRQSNYLTRTLHRPFGEPSFAREFRNISRYRQLGIPALQAAFFGERKVAGEHRAMLLTRALDGWNDLDSLLEQWSELSDVQQRAILLACGQLARQLHSVGQVHGCFYPKHIFLQATGDGYAAQLIDLEKTRPLLFGWRDRVKDLEPLLRRAPQWSDDQVRQLLAAYLDQPESSALVATWHQRLAARRTHKEKR from the coding sequence ATGAGTGATTTCCTGGCGGCCGAAGATCGAGCATTGCTTGAGCGCAACGGCCTCGGCACTTTCGACGCGCTGTGGGCCAAGCAACTGGATGCCGTGGACGAGCCCAATACCAGCCGCGGCGGCTGGAGCAGCGTGTTTCGCCTCGAACTCGAAGGCCAGGGCTACTACCTCAAGCGCCAGAGCAACTACCTGACGCGCACCTTGCACCGCCCGTTTGGCGAGCCGAGTTTTGCCCGCGAGTTTCGTAACATCAGCCGCTATCGGCAGTTGGGTATTCCGGCGTTGCAGGCGGCGTTTTTCGGTGAGCGCAAAGTGGCCGGAGAGCATCGGGCGATGTTGCTGACCCGGGCGCTGGATGGTTGGAATGATCTGGATTCATTGCTGGAGCAATGGTCTGAGTTGAGCGACGTGCAGCAGCGGGCAATCCTGCTGGCCTGCGGTCAGCTTGCTCGTCAGTTGCACAGCGTGGGCCAGGTGCATGGCTGTTTTTATCCCAAGCATATTTTCCTGCAGGCCACCGGCGACGGGTATGCGGCACAATTGATCGACCTGGAGAAAACCCGCCCGCTGCTGTTTGGCTGGCGTGATCGGGTCAAGGACCTGGAACCGCTGTTGCGCCGTGCGCCGCAATGGTCGGACGATCAGGTGCGCCAGCTGTTGGCGGCGTATCTGGATCAGCCTGAGAGCAGCGCGTTGGTCGCCACTTGGCATCAGCGCCTGGCAGCCCGTCGTACTCACAAGGAGAAGCGCTGA
- a CDS encoding lipopolysaccharide kinase InaA family protein, protein MAGWNLEPAYAALADDFGSLEAVFALQGERLTRDPLSEVIRVERGGVNYYVKRYVGAGKGLRRYLGKPRVKSEWQNLKRFAKWGIPTADVIAWGLERKGLAYHRGAMITRELPKTEDLSALAERNDPQLSDPVWVNKISRQLAEYTRTMHDHRFTHNDLKWRNLLVDDQQTLYLIDCPNGDFWRGFWLKYRITKDLACLDKVAKYHLSATQRLRFYMQYRQRKHLSAADKQRIRHVVKFFEGRE, encoded by the coding sequence ATGGCGGGTTGGAACCTGGAACCCGCTTACGCCGCCCTGGCGGATGACTTTGGTAGCCTGGAAGCAGTGTTCGCCCTGCAAGGCGAGCGGCTGACCCGCGATCCACTATCCGAAGTGATTCGCGTGGAGCGCGGTGGGGTCAACTATTACGTCAAGCGCTACGTCGGCGCGGGCAAGGGGTTGCGCCGCTACCTGGGCAAGCCACGGGTCAAGTCTGAATGGCAGAACCTCAAGCGCTTCGCCAAGTGGGGCATTCCCACCGCCGACGTGATCGCCTGGGGCCTGGAACGCAAAGGCCTGGCTTATCACCGTGGGGCGATGATCACGCGCGAGCTGCCCAAGACCGAAGATTTGTCGGCATTGGCCGAGCGCAATGACCCGCAACTGTCCGACCCGGTGTGGGTCAACAAGATCAGTCGCCAGCTCGCTGAATACACGCGGACCATGCACGACCACCGGTTTACCCATAACGATTTGAAGTGGCGCAACTTGTTGGTGGACGACCAGCAAACCCTGTACCTGATCGATTGCCCCAACGGCGATTTCTGGCGCGGGTTCTGGCTCAAATACCGTATCACCAAGGACCTGGCCTGCCTGGACAAGGTCGCCAAGTATCACTTGTCGGCCACCCAGCGCCTGCGCTTCTACATGCAATACCGTCAGCGCAAGCACCTGAGCGCGGCGGACAAACAGCGAATTCGCCACGTGGTGAAGTTTTTCGAGGGGCGAGAATGA
- the rfaP gene encoding lipopolysaccharide core heptose(I) kinase RfaP translates to MKLILAEPFKTLWAGRDAFAEVEKLDGQVYRELDARRTLRTEVDGHGFFVKIHRGIGWAEILKNLITAKLPVLGAGQEWLAIQRLQEVGVPTMTAVAYGEKGSNPADQHSFIVTEELAPTVSLEDLSMDWVKQPPAPVIKHALIAEVARMTGMMHRAGVNHRDCYICHFLLHTDKPLVADDFKLSVIDLHRAQVRSKIPLRWRNKDLAALYFSALDIGLTRRDKLRFLKGYFQQPLRQILAEEAALLGWLERKAAKLYDRKQRYGDAL, encoded by the coding sequence ATGAAGTTGATTCTTGCCGAACCGTTCAAGACCCTGTGGGCCGGACGCGATGCGTTCGCCGAAGTCGAGAAGCTGGACGGTCAGGTGTACCGTGAACTGGACGCCCGCCGTACCTTGCGTACGGAAGTGGACGGCCACGGCTTTTTCGTGAAAATCCACCGGGGGATCGGCTGGGCCGAAATCCTCAAGAACCTGATCACCGCCAAGTTACCGGTATTGGGCGCGGGCCAGGAATGGCTGGCGATCCAGCGTTTGCAGGAAGTGGGCGTACCGACCATGACCGCCGTCGCTTACGGCGAAAAGGGCAGCAACCCGGCGGACCAACACTCTTTCATTGTCACCGAAGAGCTGGCACCGACCGTCAGCCTCGAAGACCTGAGCATGGACTGGGTCAAGCAGCCGCCGGCGCCTGTGATCAAGCATGCGCTGATCGCCGAAGTGGCGCGCATGACCGGCATGATGCACCGCGCCGGGGTCAACCACCGTGACTGCTACATCTGCCATTTCCTGCTGCACACCGACAAGCCGCTGGTAGCCGATGACTTCAAGCTGTCGGTGATCGACCTGCACCGTGCCCAGGTACGTTCGAAGATTCCGTTGCGCTGGCGCAACAAGGACCTGGCCGCGCTGTACTTCTCGGCCCTGGACATCGGCCTGACCCGCCGCGACAAACTGCGCTTCCTCAAGGGTTACTTCCAGCAGCCACTGCGCCAGATTCTCGCTGAAGAAGCCGCCTTGCTGGGATGGCTGGAACGCAAGGCGGCCAAGCTCTACGACCGCAAGCAACGCTACGGGGATGCGCTCTGA